A single window of Magnetococcus marinus MC-1 DNA harbors:
- the eno gene encoding phosphopyruvate hydratase: MSSIVEIHGREVIDSRGNPTVEVDVYTEDGGFGRAAVPSGASTGSREAVELRDGDKSRFLGKGVRKAVDAVNTVLAEVVLGMEVADQKGIDAAMIALDGTHNKSRLGANAILGISMAVAKAAADECDLPLYRYLGGTNTSLLPVPMMNIINGGAHADNNVDIQEFMIMPVAATSCTEAIRMGAEVFHSLKKVLKSKGLNTAVGDEGGFAPNLGSNEEALKVIVEAIEAAGYKPGEDIKLALDCASSEFYNKETGNYDLTGEGRVLTKQELVAFYEDLVAKYPIISIEDGFDESDWDGWKLMTEALGNKIQLVGDDLFVTNSKILAEGISKGIANSILVKVNQIGTLTETFEAVEMAQRAGYTAVISHRSGETEDATIADIAVALNAGQIKTGSMSRSDRIAKYNQLIRIEEELGGMARFEGMKVFYNLR; this comes from the coding sequence ATGAGCAGTATCGTAGAGATCCATGGTCGTGAAGTTATTGATTCCCGTGGCAACCCCACTGTTGAGGTGGATGTTTATACCGAAGATGGCGGTTTTGGCCGTGCAGCGGTACCGTCAGGGGCCTCCACGGGTTCCCGCGAAGCGGTAGAGCTGCGCGATGGGGATAAAAGCCGCTTTTTGGGCAAGGGTGTGCGCAAGGCGGTGGATGCTGTTAATACCGTCTTAGCCGAGGTGGTGTTGGGTATGGAAGTGGCTGATCAAAAGGGTATTGATGCCGCGATGATCGCCCTGGACGGAACCCACAATAAGAGCCGTTTGGGTGCCAATGCGATCCTGGGTATCTCCATGGCGGTAGCCAAAGCGGCCGCCGATGAGTGTGACCTGCCGCTGTACCGCTATTTGGGGGGTACCAACACCTCCTTGTTGCCTGTGCCGATGATGAACATTATCAATGGTGGTGCGCATGCGGATAACAATGTTGATATTCAAGAGTTTATGATTATGCCTGTGGCCGCGACAAGCTGCACAGAGGCAATCCGTATGGGGGCGGAGGTCTTTCATAGTCTCAAGAAGGTGCTCAAAAGCAAGGGGCTCAATACCGCCGTGGGTGACGAGGGTGGTTTTGCCCCCAACCTGGGTTCCAATGAAGAGGCCTTGAAGGTGATTGTGGAGGCCATTGAGGCTGCGGGTTACAAGCCTGGTGAAGATATCAAGCTGGCATTGGATTGTGCCTCCTCTGAGTTTTATAACAAAGAGACCGGTAACTATGATTTGACGGGTGAAGGTCGTGTGTTGACCAAACAAGAGCTGGTCGCCTTCTATGAGGATCTGGTGGCAAAATATCCCATTATCTCCATTGAAGATGGCTTTGATGAGAGCGATTGGGATGGCTGGAAGCTGATGACAGAGGCTTTAGGCAATAAAATCCAGTTGGTGGGTGATGATCTGTTTGTGACCAACAGCAAAATTTTGGCCGAGGGGATTAGCAAGGGTATTGCAAACTCCATTTTGGTGAAGGTGAACCAAATTGGTACTCTGACCGAAACCTTTGAAGCGGTCGAGATGGCGCAGCGGGCCGGTTACACGGCGGTGATTTCGCACCGTTCCGGTGAAACCGAAGATGCCACCATCGCCGACATCGCCGTTGCTTTGAATGCGGGTCAAATCAAAACCGGTTCCATGAGCCGTTCGGACCGTATTGCCAAATATAACCAACTGATCCGCATTGAGGAGGAGTTGGGCGGCATGGCCCGTTTTGAGGGTATGAAGGTGTTTTACAACCTGCGCTAA
- the gcvPA gene encoding aminomethyl-transferring glycine dehydrogenase subunit GcvPA, producing the protein MPFIPHTEDDVRLMLDTIGVESIDALFDEIPAELNTHPILESVPKPQSEAATLRLQSARAREGDGRLNFIGAGAYEHHIPAAVWELVTRGEFYSAYTPYQAEASQGILQTIYEFQSMMAGLMGMDLSNASLYDGATALAEAVLMAVRANPAPRGSTPRVIMPATVHPAYREVVQTMVRHQGIELVEPSFCAKRGGVAVSALNLYADEPVQALVIAQPNFFGQLEDVDFLTNWAHKRGALVIGVVNPVAMALLKPPAAWGEKGADIACGEGQPLGVPLSFGGPYLGFLSCRQALARQMPGRIVGRTLDQEGKEGFVLTLQAREQHIRRAKATSNICTNQGLLSIAATIHMAMLGPEGLKNVALTCHRRTQQLWQRLALLEGVERCFEGPFFHEVAIKLSKPAEEVLTCLSGVNIAGGYAVGRRYPGMENVLLVCCTETKERSDLDHYADALGLIMSEQGSAA; encoded by the coding sequence GTGCCCTTCATTCCCCATACTGAAGATGATGTGCGGTTGATGTTAGACACCATTGGTGTCGAGAGCATTGATGCGCTGTTTGATGAAATTCCCGCTGAGCTTAATACTCATCCCATCTTAGAGAGCGTGCCCAAGCCCCAGAGCGAAGCGGCCACCCTGCGCTTGCAAAGTGCCCGTGCGCGGGAAGGGGACGGACGGCTCAATTTTATTGGTGCCGGTGCCTATGAGCACCATATACCCGCTGCGGTGTGGGAGCTGGTGACGCGGGGCGAATTTTACTCCGCCTACACCCCCTATCAAGCCGAGGCCAGCCAGGGTATCTTGCAGACCATCTATGAGTTTCAGAGCATGATGGCCGGGTTGATGGGGATGGATCTCTCCAACGCCTCCCTCTACGATGGGGCCACCGCCTTGGCTGAGGCGGTATTGATGGCGGTACGTGCCAACCCTGCTCCCCGTGGCAGCACGCCACGGGTGATTATGCCCGCTACCGTGCATCCGGCCTATCGGGAAGTGGTGCAGACCATGGTGCGCCATCAGGGCATTGAGCTGGTGGAGCCCAGCTTCTGCGCCAAACGGGGTGGGGTGGCGGTGAGTGCATTAAATCTCTATGCCGACGAGCCGGTGCAGGCGCTGGTGATTGCACAACCCAACTTTTTTGGTCAGTTGGAAGATGTGGATTTTCTCACCAATTGGGCGCATAAGCGGGGGGCTTTGGTGATTGGAGTGGTGAACCCGGTGGCTATGGCCCTGCTTAAACCCCCGGCGGCATGGGGTGAAAAGGGGGCGGATATCGCCTGTGGTGAAGGGCAGCCGTTGGGGGTTCCCCTCTCTTTTGGCGGTCCCTATTTGGGCTTTTTGAGTTGTCGTCAGGCTTTGGCTCGGCAAATGCCGGGGCGCATCGTCGGACGTACGCTGGATCAAGAGGGTAAAGAGGGCTTTGTGTTGACCCTGCAAGCACGGGAACAGCATATTCGACGGGCCAAGGCGACCTCGAATATCTGCACCAACCAGGGTTTGCTCTCCATTGCCGCCACCATCCATATGGCGATGCTGGGACCCGAGGGATTGAAAAATGTGGCGCTTACCTGCCATCGCAGAACCCAGCAGTTGTGGCAAAGATTGGCGCTGTTGGAGGGGGTTGAGCGCTGTTTTGAGGGGCCGTTTTTTCATGAGGTGGCCATTAAACTGAGCAAACCGGCAGAAGAGGTGCTTACCTGTCTCTCTGGGGTCAATATAGCGGGTGGTTATGCGGTGGGGCGGCGCTATCCGGGTATGGAAAATGTGCTTTTGGTGTGCTGTACCGAGACCAAAGAGCGGAGTGACCTGGACCATTATGCCGACGCTTTGGGGTTGATCATGAGTGAGCAGGGGAGTGCCGCATGA
- the gcvPB gene encoding aminomethyl-transferring glycine dehydrogenase subunit GcvPB gives MSVIFESSTPGRINPQHATPLEADEQQAALADLPEALLRQSPTGLPEVSELEVVRHYTKLSQKNYSIDTHFYPLGSCTMKYNPRAANKVAMLPGFLGRHPLDDPHYATGLLHTLFELQEMLREITGMAAISLAPMAGAQGEFAGVAMIRAYHDARGDSARREILVPDASHGTNPATATMCGYVTREVPTNAQGDVDIEALKSMVGPQTAGLMLTNPSTLGVFERSVGLIARIIHDAGGLLYYDGANLNAIAGRVRPGEMGFDAIHINVHKTFATPHGGGGPGAGPVGVSARLQPFLPIPRIVKQGASYALLESADCPQSIGRMGAFGGNIGVLLRAHAYLCMIGRQGVRRVGEYATLNANYLLARLTAAGFKPAYAERRATHEFIITLKAEADAYGLTALNMAKRLLDYGFYAPTIYFPLLVPECLLIEPTETESPEQLDAFVAAMVAIRKEAQESPEFVKNAPYTTPVRRLDETRAARKPDLIWRGPLEQ, from the coding sequence ATGAGTGTAATCTTTGAGAGCAGTACCCCCGGGCGCATCAATCCCCAGCATGCCACCCCCTTGGAGGCTGACGAGCAGCAGGCGGCCTTAGCCGACTTGCCCGAGGCTCTGTTGCGCCAAAGCCCCACCGGCTTACCCGAGGTGTCTGAATTAGAAGTGGTGCGACACTACACCAAACTGTCGCAAAAAAACTATAGCATAGACACCCATTTTTATCCGCTGGGCTCTTGTACCATGAAGTACAATCCTCGGGCAGCCAATAAAGTGGCGATGTTGCCCGGCTTCTTAGGTCGGCACCCCTTGGATGATCCCCACTATGCCACCGGCCTGCTGCACACGCTGTTTGAACTCCAGGAGATGCTGCGGGAAATTACCGGTATGGCGGCCATTTCGCTGGCCCCCATGGCGGGTGCCCAGGGTGAATTTGCGGGGGTGGCCATGATCCGCGCCTACCATGACGCCCGTGGTGACAGCGCACGGCGGGAGATTTTGGTGCCAGATGCTTCCCACGGTACCAATCCCGCCACCGCCACCATGTGTGGTTATGTGACCCGTGAGGTGCCCACCAATGCCCAAGGGGATGTGGATATTGAAGCCCTGAAAAGTATGGTGGGTCCACAGACCGCCGGTTTAATGTTGACCAACCCTTCCACCTTGGGGGTGTTTGAGCGTTCGGTGGGGTTGATTGCACGGATTATTCATGATGCCGGGGGTTTGCTCTATTACGATGGGGCCAACCTCAATGCCATTGCTGGTCGGGTGCGCCCCGGTGAAATGGGGTTTGATGCCATTCACATCAACGTACACAAAACCTTTGCCACACCCCATGGTGGGGGTGGCCCTGGGGCGGGGCCGGTGGGGGTTAGCGCCCGTCTGCAACCCTTTTTGCCCATCCCGCGCATTGTTAAACAGGGGGCCAGCTACGCCCTGTTAGAGTCGGCGGATTGTCCCCAAAGCATTGGTCGTATGGGGGCCTTTGGCGGCAATATTGGGGTGCTGCTGCGGGCGCATGCCTATCTTTGCATGATTGGCCGCCAAGGGGTGCGTCGGGTTGGGGAGTATGCCACACTCAATGCCAACTATTTGCTGGCCCGTTTGACAGCGGCAGGATTTAAACCCGCTTATGCAGAGCGTAGAGCCACCCATGAGTTTATCATTACGCTTAAAGCGGAGGCCGACGCCTACGGTTTAACCGCTTTAAATATGGCCAAGCGGCTGTTGGATTATGGTTTTTATGCGCCAACCATCTATTTTCCGTTGTTGGTGCCGGAGTGCCTGCTTATTGAACCCACCGAGACCGAGAGCCCCGAACAGTTGGACGCTTTTGTGGCGGCGATGGTGGCCATACGCAAAGAAGCGCAGGAAAGTCCCGAATTTGTCAAAAACGCCCCGTATACTACCCCCGTGCGGCGCTTGGATGAGACCCGTGCGGCACGTAAGCCGGATCTGATTTGGCGCGGTCCGCTGGAGCAGTAA
- the gcvT gene encoding glycine cleavage system aminomethyltransferase GcvT, producing the protein MSQQTPLYPYHVEAGAKMVDFAGWMMPVSYGSQLQEHHQVRQHVGMFDVCHMGHVQVSGPQATAYLQFLLCNDVAKLREAGQAIYTGMLNSSGGVIDDLIVYRDDEQHYHVVVNAANREGDVQWMQDRAQDFEGVTVTLDPQLGMIAVQGPEAQQRVAELFAGVELEALKTFRSIIIEGGRIARTGYTGEDGFELIFPAQTIITLWTRLQAMQVPPIGLGARDTLRLEAGLNLYGSDMDHKIDPLACGMGWTVAWEPTTRMFLGRDYLELLRESGGSSQQRVGLILTDKGVLRAGQPVLFHGRPSGHVTSGTWSPTLEQGIAMARVDASIEIGQMVDVVIRNRSMPARVVGLPFVRHGQVVYKAS; encoded by the coding sequence ATGTCCCAACAGACCCCTCTCTACCCCTACCATGTCGAGGCCGGTGCCAAGATGGTGGATTTCGCGGGTTGGATGATGCCCGTGAGCTATGGCTCACAGTTGCAAGAGCATCATCAAGTGCGGCAACATGTGGGTATGTTTGATGTGTGCCATATGGGGCATGTACAGGTAAGCGGCCCTCAGGCCACCGCCTATTTGCAATTTTTGTTGTGTAATGATGTGGCCAAGCTCCGTGAAGCAGGGCAGGCCATCTATACCGGCATGCTCAACAGCTCTGGTGGGGTGATTGATGATCTCATCGTCTACCGGGATGACGAACAGCACTACCATGTGGTGGTTAATGCCGCCAACCGGGAAGGGGATGTGCAGTGGATGCAGGATCGCGCCCAGGATTTTGAAGGGGTTACGGTTACGCTGGATCCCCAGTTGGGCATGATCGCGGTGCAGGGGCCTGAGGCTCAGCAACGGGTGGCAGAACTCTTCGCTGGGGTGGAGCTGGAGGCGCTCAAGACGTTTCGCTCGATCATAATCGAGGGGGGACGCATTGCCCGCACCGGTTATACCGGGGAGGATGGTTTTGAGCTGATCTTTCCCGCGCAGACCATCATAACCCTATGGACGCGCTTGCAGGCGATGCAGGTGCCCCCCATCGGTTTGGGGGCGCGGGATACCCTGCGGCTGGAAGCAGGGTTAAATCTGTACGGTTCGGATATGGACCACAAGATTGATCCGCTGGCCTGTGGTATGGGTTGGACGGTAGCTTGGGAGCCCACCACCCGCATGTTTTTAGGGCGGGACTATCTGGAGCTGCTGCGGGAGTCGGGGGGCTCCAGCCAGCAACGGGTGGGGTTGATTTTGACCGATAAAGGGGTTTTGCGGGCTGGTCAGCCTGTGCTGTTTCATGGGCGTCCCAGTGGGCACGTCACCAGCGGTACGTGGTCCCCAACCCTAGAGCAGGGTATCGCCATGGCCCGTGTGGATGCCAGCATCGAAATCGGCCAGATGGTGGATGTGGTGATTCGTAATCGTAGCATGCCAGCCCGCGTGGTGGGCTTGCCCTTTGTGCGGCATGGGCAGGTGGTTTATAAAGCCTCCTAA